The stretch of DNA CGCGCCTGTTGGCCGGGGGCCACAACGTGGTGGCCTTTGCGACAAGCCGCGACTCGGTCGCCGCCGCCGCGCGCGAAGGCGCCACCGCGGCCGATTCGCTGGCCGATGTGGTGGGCAAATTGGCGCCACCGCGCGCCGTCTGGGTGATGGTTCCCGCCGGCGCGCCCACCGAGGACACGGTTCAGGGGCTGATCAAACTTCTGTCGCCCGGCGACACGATTCTCGAGGGCGGCAATTCCAATTACAAAGATTCCATGCGCCGCGCCGCAGCCGCCGGCAAGGCCGGCATCCACTATCTGGATGTCGGCACCTCCGGCGGCATCTGGGGCAGGAGCGAAGGGTACAGTCTGATGATCGGCGGTCCGTCGGAGGCGGTCGATCGTCTGCGGCCGATCTTCGCCACGCTGGCGCCCGCGCCCGACAAGGGATGGGGGCATGTCGGACCCAGCGGCGCCGGGCATTTCGTCAAGATGATCCACAACGGCATCGAATACGGCATGATGCAGGCGATGGCCGAGGGCTTCGACCTGATGAAACGCAAGACGGAACTGCATCTTGATCTGCATCAGGTCGCCGCGATCTGGCAGCATGGCAGTGTGGTGCGGTCCTGGCTGCTCGACCTGACCGAGCGGGCCTTGGCCGGCAATCCGAATCTCGATGGCATCGCCGCCTATGTCGAGGATTCCGGCGAGGGACGCTGGACGGTCATGGAGTCAATCGATCTGGCTTGTCCGGCGCCAGTGATCACGCTGGCGTTGCAACGGCGGTTCCGTTCGCGCGATGCCGCCCCCTTTGCCGACAAACTGCTGGCGGCGATGCGCCAGCAATTCGGCGGCCACGCGGTCAAGACCGAGAGCTGATGAGGACCTTAACGTGAGCCCGCAATCCATCCCGCCCACCACGATTGTGATCTTCGGCGCCTCGGGCGATCTGACCCAGCGCAAACTGGTCCCGGCGCTCTTCCATCTGTTCCGCAAGGGGCAACTGCCGGGTGAGACGCGTGTGGTCGGTTTCGCGCGGCGCCCCTACTCCGATGATGAATTCCGTGCGCATCTGCGCGAGGGACTCGAGACGCTCGCCGGCGGCGTGGCCAATCCCGATGACTGGACGGCCTTCGCCGCGCGCATCAACTACGTCCAGGGCGATCTGGACCGCAGCGACGATTACCGCAAACTGGAAGAGACACTCGCCCGACTCGACCCCGCGGACCGTGCGCGCCTGTACTACTTGGCGACCGCGCCGGAGTACTACGCCACCACCGCCGCCTACATCGGCGTCGCCGGGATGGCCGACCAGAGCCGCGGACGACGGCACATCGTGATCGAGAAACCCTTCGGTCGCGACCTCGGCACCGCGCGCAACCTCAACGCCGC from bacterium encodes:
- the gnd gene encoding decarboxylating 6-phosphogluconate dehydrogenase; amino-acid sequence: MQIGMIGLGRMGGNMTSRLLAGGHNVVAFATSRDSVAAAAREGATAADSLADVVGKLAPPRAVWVMVPAGAPTEDTVQGLIKLLSPGDTILEGGNSNYKDSMRRAAAAGKAGIHYLDVGTSGGIWGRSEGYSLMIGGPSEAVDRLRPIFATLAPAPDKGWGHVGPSGAGHFVKMIHNGIEYGMMQAMAEGFDLMKRKTELHLDLHQVAAIWQHGSVVRSWLLDLTERALAGNPNLDGIAAYVEDSGEGRWTVMESIDLACPAPVITLALQRRFRSRDAAPFADKLLAAMRQQFGGHAVKTES